The genome window CCACTTCTTGTTCGTCATGCCGCCGGTGCTGGTGGCGGCGGCGAGGTGGCCGTGCGCATCCAGGGCCACTGCGCCCACGGTGCCGAACTTCTTCTCCTTGTCGCTGTGATCGAGCGTGTACACATCCGTGCCCACGGTCTCCTTCCATTGGTCGTAGCGGAACTGATCGAAGAAGTACTGGTCGTCCTCCAGCTCGATCTTCTGCTTGTGCGCGAACTCGAAGGCGCCCATGCCGCTGATGAGCACATGGCTGCTCTTCTCCATCACTCGACGCGCCAGGCTGATCGGGTTCTTCACGTTCTGCACGCCCGCCACGGCGCCTGCCCGCAGGTCGCTGCCGTTCATGAGGCTCGCATCCATCTCATGCTGGCCATCGGCATTGAAGACCGATCCGCGGCCCGCGTTGAAGTGCGGCGAATCCTCCAGCGCGCGCACCGCGGCCTCAACGGCATCGAGCGCTGCGCCGCCCTCCTTGAGGATGGCATGGCCGCGTTTCAAGGCGAGTTCGAGCGCATCGCGATAGGCTTTCTCGCGCTCGGGCGTCATCAGTTCACGGGCGATGGTGCCGGCGCCTCCATGCACGGCCAGGGCGATCTTGCTCATGGTTCTTCGTCCGATTCGGATTCGCGGTGAAAGTAGGGGACCGCCAATCCCACGGCCGTGCCCACCACAGCGCCTACGAACACATCGGTGAGGAAATGCTTGCCGGCCCGCATGCGCAGGTAGCCCATGCAGACCGGTGCAGCCACCGCGCTGGCCCAGACCGCGCCCTTCATCTCCGGAGATGCATCGGAACGCTGCACGAGCGCGGCCAAACTGAATCCGACGGCGGCGGTGTTGGCTGCGTGCCCGCTCCAGAAGCTCACGAAATCTTCCCGTGGGTGATGCATGGCGTCCGGCACATCCGGGTTGAAGCGATAGGGGCGTGGCCTGCGGACCAGCTCTTTGGCGATGCTCGTGAGCCCTGAGGTGAGCAGGAAGCTCTCGGCCGTGATGGCTGCGGCATCGAAGGGGCGATCGCTGCTTTGCAGCAGGAAGCCGCCCGCGAACGAAGCAGTGACCGCGCCGAGGAAGAGGACATTGCTCGCCCGATGCGCGCGCGGATGCCATTGCCGCGTGCTCCATCTGTCGATCGCACCTACGCGCTCCGGGTTGATCTCGGGTGCCGGCTTCCGGGAGTTCTGGTGGCGCAGCAGCAGGCCGATGCCGTTCACTCCCAGTCCAGCGCCAGTGATTGCCAGCTCGCGTCCCAGCTGCAGGTGGTGCGCGGTCTGGGCGGTTGAGGCGAGCGGGAACAACGAAAAGACCAAGGCCCGGAAGAAACTCCCGGGCCTTGGTCGCGATGCATGCTGCACCGTCACGCGATCAGAAGGTGATCAGCACGCCGTCCGCGAGGAACATGAGGTTGTTCTCGGGCTCGGTGATCTTCTCGATCTCCTCCTTGCTCTTGCCCGCGTCCTCTGCGTAGTGGCGCAGGGTGGCCACATCCACCACTTCCTTGGTGGCGTAGCCCTGCAGCACGGCGCGCTTTCCCTCGAGGCCCTTGGTGGGAACGAAGAAGCCGTAATCCTTGAAGCGCACCATCATCTTCTGGTCGTTGGGCATCTGCACGGTCATCCAGCAGCCCTTCTTCACGCAGCTGGTGATGATCTCGCACTCGAGCTTCACGGCCATGCTGTCGGCGGTGCTCATGGCCTTGGCGAGGTCGGCGGTGCTGATGGCGCCATCAGCGGTGATCCTGGCGCCGTAGCTGTGGATGTCCTGCGCCGTTGCAGGCGCATTGTTGCAGGCCAGTGCGATGGTTGCGGCGATGAAAGCGGTGCAGAGGGGCTTCATGGTGTTCGGTTTGCGCGGCGAAGATCGCCGTTTGGCCGGAGCTTCGGGCATGATCTTCGGCAGGATGCGTTAATTGGTCTGAACGCGGAAGGCATGGCGGTTACCTTGCCGCCATCCTCATGCGAGCCATCACCTTCCAACTCCTGACCCTTGCGCTTCTCCCGTTGACCACGGCGGCCCAAGGTCCCACCATCCCCGTCACCGATAACCTCACCGTCGAGGGCATCCCTCCATTGCCTGCCAGCCTGGTCAGCGAGGTGCGCTCCTACACGGAAGGACGAGGGGCCTCGCTCGCGGCTTGGCATCCCGTGCGCAAGGAGATGCTCATCAGCACGCGCTTCGGCAACACCAGTCAGCTGCACCAGGTGAAGTTCCCTGGCGGTGCGCGCATGCAGATCACGTTCTACGAGGATGCGGTCGGAGGCGCCAACTACGAGCCGAATGGAGGCCGTTACTTCCTCTTCAACAAGGATGCGGGCGGCAACGAGTTCAGCCAGCTCTACCGCATGGACCCGGATGGCAGGGCGACCCTGCTCACCGATGGCAAACGATCGCAGAACGGGGGAGGGGCGTGGAGCCGCGATGGCAAGCGCATCGCCTACAGCAGCACCATGCGCAACGGCAAGGACCGCGACATCCGCGTGATGGATCCCTTGGATCCGGCGACCGACCGCGTGGTGGCCGAGAACAGCGGCGGCGGCTGGGGCATCAGCGATTGGAGCGCCGATGACAAGCAGCTCCTGATGGGCGAAGGGATCTCCGTGAACGAGAGCCGCATCTTTCTGCTCGACATCGCCACCGGGGCGAAGACGCGTTTGCTTCCATTGAAGGACGAGCGCACCACCTACCGCGCCATCGCCTGGAACGCGGAGGGCACGGGCATCTTCCTCACGAGCAACAAGGACAGTGAGTTCAACCGGCTTTGCTTCTACGACATGAAGACGAAGAAGCTCACGCCCATCACGGCTGCGATACCGTGGGATGTGGCCGGCGTTGAGATCACGCATGACCGTTCGCGCATGGCCTTCACCACCAACGAGGACGGCCTCTCGAAGCTCTACCTCCTCGACACGCGCACGCTCGCTTACGAGGAAGTGCCTGGAATGCCTGTTGGCCTCATCGGCGGATTGAGCTTCACGAAGGACGGCCGGGCGCTCGGACTCACGCTCACCACCTACGCCAGCACGAGCGATGCGTTCGAGCTGGATCTGGCCAGCAAGAAGCTGCTCCGTTGGACGGAGAGCGAGCTCGGCGGCATGGATGTGAGCGGCCTGCGTGCGCCTGAGCTGGTGAAATGGCCTTCGTTCGACAAGCGCACGATCAGCGGCTACCTCTATCGGCCGCACGCGAAGTTCACCGGCAAGCGGCCCGTGATCATCAATATCCACGGCGGGCCCGAGGGGCAATCGCGTCCCGGCTTCCAAGGCCGCAACAAATTCTTCCTGAACGAGCTGGGCGTGGCCATCATCTACCCCAACGTGCGCGGATCCAGCGGCTACGGCAAGACCTTCCTCGATCTGGACAACGGTTACAAACGCGAGGAGAGCGTCAAGGACATCGGCGCGCTGCTCGACTGGATCGCGGCGCAGCCCGACCTCGATGCCGACCGCGTGATGGTGACCGGCGGCAGCTACGGCGGGTACATGACACTGGCCGTGAGCGTGCTCTACGCCGATCGCATCCGTTGCGCGCTCGATGTGGTGGGCATCAGCAACTTCAACACCTTCCTGAAGAACACCGAGGACTACCGCCGCGACCTGCGCCGCGTGGAGTACGGCGATGAACGTGATCCGAAGATGGCCGCCTTCCTCGAGGGCATCTCACCGCTCAATCACGCGGAGAAGATCACCAAGCCGCTCTTCATCGTGCAGGGCGGGAATGATCCGCGCGTGCCCGCCAGCGAGGCCGTGCAGATGAAGGACCGCATCAAGGAGAAGGGCGGTACCGTCTGGTTCCTCATGGCCAACGACGAGGGGCACGGCTTCCGCAAGAAGGGCAACAGCGATTTCCAGTTCTATGCGACGATCGCATTTGTCCGGGAGCATCTGCTGAAATGAGGCCGGATGGAGCCGTTGGCCTTGTCGATGGCGTTCGTGCTGCTGCTTGGCGGAGGCATCGGCTGCATCCCGCTTCTTCTGCTATTCGTTGATTACCGGAAGCGCGGCCAGATCCATAAGCCCTTTCTCTACATCGCTGCCTTCGGTCTCACGTTCACCATGGTCCTGCCTTTCCTGCTGAAGAGCCTTGGCATCTGGATCGCGCTGGCTGCACCGATCGTTCTCTTCATCATGGTGCTCGTCACGCGACGGCCTACCAGGTCCTGATGCCATTGCGCATGAACGGACTGATCAAGCAAGGCCTTTGCGCACTCGCCTTTCTGTCAGGCGCGCACCGTGCGATCGGCGACGCAGAAGGAGGGAAGCGGGCCGCGCTGGTCGAGGTTCAATCTTTCGGCAACAACCCCGGCAACCTGCGCATGTTCGTGCGCGCGCCCCACGGAGCTGAATCGCTCGGAGGCAAGCGGCCCATGGTGATGGTGCTGCACGGCTGCGGGCAGGATGCCGAGTCGATCCTGAAGCTCAGCGGCTGGGGCGCCATAGCGGACAGCGCGGGCGCCTACCTCGTCCTCGCGCAGCAGAAGCGCAGCAACAACCCGATGCGCTGCTTCAATTGGTACCGGCAGGCCGACGCGCTCCCTGGGCGCGGCGAGGTATTCTCCATTGCGCAGATGATCGAGCATGCGGTTGCGCGTTTCCCGATCGATCGCGCGCGCGTGAGCGCTTACGGCGTTTCTGCGGGTGCGGCCATGGCGGTGGCCCTGGCGGCCTGCCATCCGGACCTGCTGCAGCAGGCCGCCATCGTGGCGGGTGCGCCGTATGGGGGAGTCGCGAAGGGCGATGCGGATCGAAGGCCGGTGGTGCATCCCGATGCGCTCACGCCGGTGCAGTGGGCCGAGCGTGTCCGTCAGGTAGCGCTCGATCCGGTTGATCGTTACCCGAGGATCGTGGTGGTTCATGGGGTCCGTGACCCGGTGGCCGATTTCGGGCTGGCGCGCGCGCTCGTGGCGCAATGGACGTCTGTTGCCGGGGCCGACAGCGTCCCCGAGGCCAAGGAACGGGTCGACGCGCGTGCTGCTGTGGTGCGCATGAGCTTCCGTGATTCATCGGGCACTGAGCCCGTGGTGCTCTACCGCATCGAGGAATTGGGCCATCGCCTGGCGCAGGATGATGAGGGCAGAGGCGGCTGGAACGGCAAGGACATCGGCTTCAACAGCACACGGGCGATCGCGCGCGAGTTCGGGCTGATGCCGCAGGACTAGAGAACAGCGCTTGGATCGCCCTTGCCTTGGCGCACCACCAAGGGCTCGCTTTGGCTGAGGTCGATCACCGTGCTCGGCTCCAACCCGCACGGACCTGCATCGAGCACCATGGCCAGCTGATGGCCGAAGAGCTCCTCGATCCGCCACGCTTCGGAGGTGTGGT of Flavobacteriales bacterium contains these proteins:
- a CDS encoding S9 family peptidase; protein product: MRAITFQLLTLALLPLTTAAQGPTIPVTDNLTVEGIPPLPASLVSEVRSYTEGRGASLAAWHPVRKEMLISTRFGNTSQLHQVKFPGGARMQITFYEDAVGGANYEPNGGRYFLFNKDAGGNEFSQLYRMDPDGRATLLTDGKRSQNGGGAWSRDGKRIAYSSTMRNGKDRDIRVMDPLDPATDRVVAENSGGGWGISDWSADDKQLLMGEGISVNESRIFLLDIATGAKTRLLPLKDERTTYRAIAWNAEGTGIFLTSNKDSEFNRLCFYDMKTKKLTPITAAIPWDVAGVEITHDRSRMAFTTNEDGLSKLYLLDTRTLAYEEVPGMPVGLIGGLSFTKDGRALGLTLTTYASTSDAFELDLASKKLLRWTESELGGMDVSGLRAPELVKWPSFDKRTISGYLYRPHAKFTGKRPVIINIHGGPEGQSRPGFQGRNKFFLNELGVAIIYPNVRGSSGYGKTFLDLDNGYKREESVKDIGALLDWIAAQPDLDADRVMVTGGSYGGYMTLAVSVLYADRIRCALDVVGISNFNTFLKNTEDYRRDLRRVEYGDERDPKMAAFLEGISPLNHAEKITKPLFIVQGGNDPRVPASEAVQMKDRIKEKGGTVWFLMANDEGHGFRKKGNSDFQFYATIAFVREHLLK
- a CDS encoding isoaspartyl peptidase/L-asparaginase — its product is MSKIALAVHGGAGTIARELMTPEREKAYRDALELALKRGHAILKEGGAALDAVEAAVRALEDSPHFNAGRGSVFNADGQHEMDASLMNGSDLRAGAVAGVQNVKNPISLARRVMEKSSHVLISGMGAFEFAHKQKIELEDDQYFFDQFRYDQWKETVGTDVYTLDHSDKEKKFGTVGAVALDAHGHLAAATSTGGMTNKKWQRIGDSPIIGAGTYANDATCAVSCTGHGESFIRAVAAHDVHALMAYKGLSLQEAVRVVVHEKLPPLDGDGGLIAVDRNGNIVLDFNCTGMYRGQVGADGEVETAIFR
- a CDS encoding DUF4920 domain-containing protein gives rise to the protein MKPLCTAFIAATIALACNNAPATAQDIHSYGARITADGAISTADLAKAMSTADSMAVKLECEIITSCVKKGCWMTVQMPNDQKMMVRFKDYGFFVPTKGLEGKRAVLQGYATKEVVDVATLRHYAEDAGKSKEEIEKITEPENNLMFLADGVLITF
- a CDS encoding PHB depolymerase family esterase: MPLRMNGLIKQGLCALAFLSGAHRAIGDAEGGKRAALVEVQSFGNNPGNLRMFVRAPHGAESLGGKRPMVMVLHGCGQDAESILKLSGWGAIADSAGAYLVLAQQKRSNNPMRCFNWYRQADALPGRGEVFSIAQMIEHAVARFPIDRARVSAYGVSAGAAMAVALAACHPDLLQQAAIVAGAPYGGVAKGDADRRPVVHPDALTPVQWAERVRQVALDPVDRYPRIVVVHGVRDPVADFGLARALVAQWTSVAGADSVPEAKERVDARAAVVRMSFRDSSGTEPVVLYRIEELGHRLAQDDEGRGGWNGKDIGFNSTRAIAREFGLMPQD
- a CDS encoding phosphatase PAP2 family protein, producing MVFSLFPLASTAQTAHHLQLGRELAITGAGLGVNGIGLLLRHQNSRKPAPEINPERVGAIDRWSTRQWHPRAHRASNVLFLGAVTASFAGGFLLQSSDRPFDAAAITAESFLLTSGLTSIAKELVRRPRPYRFNPDVPDAMHHPREDFVSFWSGHAANTAAVGFSLAALVQRSDASPEMKGAVWASAVAAPVCMGYLRMRAGKHFLTDVFVGAVVGTAVGLAVPYFHRESESDEEP